A genomic segment from Bradyrhizobium diazoefficiens USDA 110 encodes:
- a CDS encoding ATP-binding protein — MPKKPSKSPAGKGPRTPARKPARVAAKRPTAASKAVSKAISKAAPDLNQERIVLALETIAAHLSAQGKPAAEPESFDRADAYVWHPDGRLSAVPRVSRVELFLLKGVDRMRDILMENTERFAGGLPANNALLWGARGMGKSSLVKAAHASINADRKPADKLKLIEIHREDIETLPALMEQLRASSFRFIVFCDDLSFDGNDASYKSLKAVLEGGIEGRPENVILYATSNRRHLLAREMIENERSTAINPGEAVEEKVSLSDRFGLWLGFHRCSQDEYLAMVRGYCSHFDIKVDDEALEREALEWSTTRGSRSGRVAWQFVQELAGRLGVKLTAQ, encoded by the coding sequence ATGCCCAAAAAACCAAGCAAAAGCCCGGCCGGCAAAGGCCCCCGTACCCCTGCCAGGAAGCCTGCCCGCGTCGCGGCAAAACGCCCCACGGCAGCCTCCAAAGCAGTCTCCAAGGCGATCTCCAAGGCAGCGCCTGACCTCAACCAGGAGCGGATCGTCCTCGCCCTCGAGACCATTGCGGCGCACCTCTCCGCCCAGGGCAAGCCGGCGGCCGAACCCGAGTCGTTCGACCGGGCGGATGCCTATGTCTGGCATCCGGACGGCCGTCTCTCGGCGGTGCCGCGGGTCAGCCGCGTCGAGCTGTTCCTCCTCAAGGGCGTCGACCGGATGCGCGACATCCTGATGGAGAACACCGAGCGCTTCGCAGGCGGCCTACCCGCCAACAACGCCCTGCTCTGGGGCGCGCGCGGCATGGGCAAGTCGTCGCTGGTCAAGGCCGCGCATGCCAGCATCAATGCGGACCGCAAACCGGCCGACAAGCTGAAGCTGATCGAGATTCACCGCGAGGACATCGAGACTTTGCCCGCGCTGATGGAGCAGTTGCGCGCCTCGTCCTTCCGCTTCATCGTGTTCTGCGACGACCTCTCCTTCGACGGCAATGACGCCTCGTACAAGTCGCTCAAGGCCGTGCTCGAAGGCGGCATCGAGGGCCGGCCCGAGAACGTCATCCTCTACGCCACCTCCAACCGCCGCCATCTGCTCGCGCGCGAGATGATCGAGAACGAGCGCTCGACCGCGATCAATCCCGGCGAAGCGGTCGAGGAAAAGGTGTCGCTGTCGGATCGCTTCGGCCTCTGGCTCGGCTTCCACCGATGCAGCCAGGACGAATATCTCGCCATGGTGCGCGGCTATTGCAGCCATTTCGACATAAAGGTCGATGATGAGGCGCTGGAGCGCGAGGCGCTGGAATGGTCGACCACGCGCGGCTCGCGCTCGGGCCGTGTCGCCTGGCAATTCGTGCAGGAGCTTGCGGGACGACTGGGCGTGAAGCTCACGGCGCAGTAG